Proteins encoded together in one Bradyrhizobium sp. PSBB068 window:
- a CDS encoding GNAT family N-acetyltransferase, translating into MTMAAAMEGQTAGTRTWPNAIRIAGVDIFHDLTAAEATWRSLETPQHSYTPYQRFDFLASWQRQVGEREGLRPFIVVAHDSERRPLLLLPLAVEQRLGANCASFMGGKHATFNMALYDRDFAANATEADISALIGSIAERSRADALMLCQQPLRWQDQPNPMVLLPHQTSVNDCPLLVIEPGAAPASLISNSFRRRLKGKERKLQALPGYRYHVADNGADVCRLLDWFFRVKPERMAEQKLPNVFAEPGIEQFIRTACLAPRADGKGYAIDIHALECDEEVIAIFAGVSDGHRFSMMFNTYTMSANSKFSPGLILMRDIIDRHAGLNYRAFDLGIGSDEYKRLFCKDDEAIVDSFIPLSLRGKPAATALSAISRAKRAVKQNPALFEIAQNLRSMFR; encoded by the coding sequence ATGACCATGGCGGCGGCAATGGAAGGCCAGACGGCGGGCACGCGAACATGGCCGAACGCAATCCGCATCGCCGGCGTCGACATCTTTCACGACCTCACTGCAGCCGAGGCGACCTGGCGCAGTCTCGAAACACCGCAACACAGCTACACACCCTATCAGCGCTTCGACTTCCTTGCCTCCTGGCAACGCCAGGTCGGCGAGCGCGAAGGCCTGCGGCCCTTCATCGTGGTGGCCCATGACAGCGAGCGCCGTCCGCTGCTGCTGTTGCCGCTCGCCGTCGAACAGCGCCTGGGCGCCAATTGCGCAAGCTTCATGGGCGGCAAACATGCCACCTTCAACATGGCGCTGTACGACCGCGACTTCGCCGCCAACGCGACCGAAGCCGACATCTCGGCCTTGATCGGCTCAATCGCCGAGCGATCCCGTGCCGACGCGCTGATGCTGTGTCAGCAGCCGCTGCGCTGGCAGGACCAGCCCAATCCGATGGTGTTGCTGCCGCATCAGACATCGGTGAACGACTGCCCACTGCTGGTCATCGAGCCCGGCGCGGCACCCGCTTCGCTGATCAGCAACTCGTTCCGCCGACGCCTCAAGGGCAAGGAACGCAAGCTGCAGGCGCTGCCGGGCTACCGCTATCATGTCGCAGATAACGGCGCCGACGTCTGCCGACTGCTCGACTGGTTCTTCCGCGTCAAGCCGGAGCGCATGGCGGAGCAGAAGCTGCCCAACGTGTTCGCCGAGCCGGGCATCGAGCAGTTCATCCGCACCGCCTGCCTCGCGCCGCGCGCCGACGGCAAGGGCTATGCGATCGACATCCACGCGCTGGAGTGCGACGAGGAAGTGATCGCGATCTTTGCCGGCGTGTCCGACGGTCATCGCTTCTCGATGATGTTCAACACCTACACGATGTCGGCCAATTCCAAGTTCAGCCCCGGCCTGATCCTGATGCGCGACATCATCGATCGCCATGCCGGCCTGAACTATCGCGCCTTCGACCTCGGCATCGGCTCGGACGAGTACAAGCGGCTGTTCTGCAAGGACGACGAAGCGATCGTCGACAGCTTCATTCCGCTCAGCCTGCGCGGCAAGCCGGCGGCCACCGCGCTTTCGGCCATCAGCCGCGCCAAGCGCGCAGTGAAACAAAATCCGGCGCTGTTCGAAATCGCGCAGAACCTGCGCAGCATGTTCCGCTGA